The proteins below come from a single Hippocampus zosterae strain Florida chromosome 5, ASM2543408v3, whole genome shotgun sequence genomic window:
- the rab5ab gene encoding RAB5A, member RAS oncogene family, b, with protein sequence MASRGGATRPNGPNAGNKICQFKLVLLGESAVGKSSLVLRFVKGQFHEFQESTIGAAFLTQTVCLDDTTVKFEIWDTAGQERYHSLAPMYYRGAQAAIVVYDITNEESFVRAKNWVKELQRQASPNIVIALAGNKADLASKRALDFQDAQSYADDNSLLFMETSAKTSMNVNEIFMAIAKKLPKNEPQAASAGGGRNRGVDLTESAQPSSRTCCSN encoded by the exons ATGGCAAGTAGAGGCGGAGCTACCCGACCCAATGGGCCCAACGCCGGCAACAAAATCTGCCAGTTCAAGCTCGTGCTGCTGGGGGAGTCGGCGGTGGGGAAGTCAAGTCTGGTGCTCCGCTTCGTCAAGGGACAGTTCCACGAATTCCAGGAAAGCACCATTGgag CCGCTTTCCTGACTCAGACAGTCTGCTTGGATGACACGACGGTCAAATTTGAAATCTGGGACACGGCCGGTCAGGAACGCTACCACAGCCTGGCGCCCATGTACTACAGAGGTGCCCAGGCCGCCATCGTGGTCTATGATATCACCAATGAG GAGTCGTTCGTGCGAGCAAAGAATTGGGTGAAGGAGCTCCAGAGGCAAGCCAGTCCCAACATCGTCATCGCGCTCGCCGGTAACAAAGCCGACCTGGCCAGCAAGCGAGCACTCGACTTCCAG GACGCACAATCGTACGCCGACGACAACAGCCTGCTCTTCATGGAGACGTCAGCAAAGACCTCCATGAACGTCAATGAGATTTTCATGGCCATCG CCAAGAAGCTCCCCAAAAACGAGCCCCAGGCAGCTAGCGCCGGCGGCGGGCGAAACCGGGGAGTAGACCTGACCGAGTCCGCCCAACCCAGCAGCCGCACCTGTTGCAGTAACTAG
- the efhb gene encoding EF-hand domain-containing family member B isoform X2 codes for MTDAMRIADLPRAGKQVPIGDRAATCLQEITRATTPPMVRKYRNSNRPGLGMVRVHHGKANDPKVAATLVHGLCSKSSQTAAVLLNPQPVSKFQQKLQEFSEAVIASRKAALQGRSPNPAGLPIWYNEQTTFGIKTLRDVEAADLIYPPKTLEELEKEEQEAHKVYVRSHNGYFVGEQKDRKYNYDKSICFGIQTPFCKDGRQVSRSLHWLGESTRLYNPNPEWKRSPNSREKLERQIGNVNKRGNNVEVPLDRTFGIIIPQDEYSVEELIHSAEQPVDKRERGSERQRCLAMAVRNRLKVINLQNFPSLLQAFRHYDKKGKGRIDKEDLQEVCRHFQVVASEAVLDDVVNDCDLDRDGFINFLEFANFLNLKDKMPLDKREQHLVMNSQFQTGLDCDHKLRLSEPGCGALLTTSDLEPFKTGSSKRIVRTLRRPEQHSDRFITTASFIGATAEEPQPSYARTFGVPSVRTDLVPPRNRRFNNNINYGDVVSVVDVLLPSVYARQGVYQDHFFCPRSKSEIAEIFSNVGANLPEETFEEAWNLASTKHPGGEVCVESFRTVLKEINAF; via the exons ATGACAGACGCAATGAGGATAGCAGACCTGCCGAGG GCTGGAAAACAAGTTCCAATTGGGGACAGAGCAGCAACTTGTCTTCAAGAAATAACAAGG GCCACAACTCCGCCTATGGTTCGAAAGTACCGCAACAGCAACCGACCAGGACTCGGCATGGTCCGAGTGCACCACGGCAAGGCCAACGACCCAAAAGTGGCCGCCACCCTCGTTCACGGTCTCTGCAGCAAGTCTTCGCAAACG GCTGCGGTTTTGCTCAACCCGCAACCTGTCAGCAAGTTCCAACAGAAGCTGCAGGAATTCAGTGAGGCTGTGATTGCCTCACGGAAGGCGGCGTTACAGGGACGCTCGCCAAACCCTGCCGGACTTCCCATCTGGTACAATGAGCAAACCACGTTTGGAATTAAAACACTTCGGG atGTGGAAGCCGCCGATTTGATTTATCCTCCTAAAACTTTGGAAGAGCTGGAAAAGGAGGAACAGGAGGCGCACAAGGTTTACGTTCGCAGTCACAACGGATACTTTGTTG GTGAGCAAAAAGACAGGAAGTACAACTATGACAAAAGCATTTGCTTTGGGATCCAGACGCCCTTTTGCAAAGACGGACGCCAAGTCAGTAGAAGTTTGCATTGGTTGGGAGAATCCACCAG GTTGTACAATCCAAACCCCGAGTGGAAGAGATCTCCAAACAGCAGGGAGAAGTTGGAACGACAAATTGGAAACGTGAACaa GAGAGGAAACAACGTTGAGGTGCCCCTAGACCGCACCTTTGGAATTATCATACCACAAGATGAAtaca GTGTGGAGGAACTGATCCATTCAGCGGAGCAGCCAGTGGATAAGCGAGAGCGAGGCAGCGAGCGCCAGCGTTGCCTGGCCATGGCCGTGCGGAACCGCCTCAAAGTGATCAATTTGCAGAACTTCCCGTCATTGCTGCAAGCCTTCAGGCACTATGACAAG AAAGGCAAAGGGCGCATCGACAAGGAGGACCTGCAGGAGGTGTGCCGTCACTTTCAGGTGGTCGCCAGCGAGGCCGTCCTGGACGACGTGGTGAACGACTGCGACCTCGACCGAGACGGATTCATCAACTTCCTGGAGTTTGCCAACTTTCTGAACTTGAAGGACAAGATGCCGCTGGACAAACGGGAGCAGCATTTGGTCATGAACA GCCAGTTCCAGACCGGCTTAGACTGTGACCACAAATTGCGATTGTCTGAACCTGGTTGTGGCGCTTTGTTGACAACCAGTGACCTGGAACCTTTCAAGACCGGCAGCTCAAAGAGGATCGTGAGGACCCTCAGACGACCCGAGCAACACTCAGACCGCTTCATCACCACTGCTTCCTTCATTGGGGCCACTGCGGAGGAGCCGCAACCATCTT ACGCTCGCACCTTCGGTGTACCGTCAGTGCGCACGGACCTCGTGCCGCCGCGCAACCGGAggttcaacaacaacatcaactacGGTGACGTGGTCTCAGTGGTGGATGTGCTGCTGCCATCAGTTTACGCACGCCAAGGAGTCTACCAGGACCACTTCTTCTGCCCACGCTCCAAGTCAGAA ATTGCTGAGATTTTCAGCAACGTGGGTGCAAACCTTCCCGAAGAGACGTTCGAGGAGGCCTGGAATCTGGCCTCTACGAAGCATCCCGGCGGCGAAGTCTGCGTGGAATCCTTCCGAACGGTACTCAAGGAAATCAATGCTTTTTAG
- the efhb gene encoding EF-hand domain-containing family member B isoform X1, which translates to MALFCLCWQRLCVLDLTAQERISMKESEDWYFSEYLCRLTMATTPPMVRKYRNSNRPGLGMVRVHHGKANDPKVAATLVHGLCSKSSQTAAVLLNPQPVSKFQQKLQEFSEAVIASRKAALQGRSPNPAGLPIWYNEQTTFGIKTLRDVEAADLIYPPKTLEELEKEEQEAHKVYVRSHNGYFVGEQKDRKYNYDKSICFGIQTPFCKDGRQVSRSLHWLGESTRLYNPNPEWKRSPNSREKLERQIGNVNKRGNNVEVPLDRTFGIIIPQDEYSVEELIHSAEQPVDKRERGSERQRCLAMAVRNRLKVINLQNFPSLLQAFRHYDKKGKGRIDKEDLQEVCRHFQVVASEAVLDDVVNDCDLDRDGFINFLEFANFLNLKDKMPLDKREQHLVMNSQFQTGLDCDHKLRLSEPGCGALLTTSDLEPFKTGSSKRIVRTLRRPEQHSDRFITTASFIGATAEEPQPSYARTFGVPSVRTDLVPPRNRRFNNNINYGDVVSVVDVLLPSVYARQGVYQDHFFCPRSKSEIAEIFSNVGANLPEETFEEAWNLASTKHPGGEVCVESFRTVLKEINAF; encoded by the exons ATGGCATTATTCTGCCTTTGCTGGCAGAGATTGTGCGTTCTGGATCTGACTGCACAAGAAAGAATCTCTATGAAAGAATCTGAAGATTGGTACTTTTCTGAGTATCTTTGCAGGCTCACTATG GCCACAACTCCGCCTATGGTTCGAAAGTACCGCAACAGCAACCGACCAGGACTCGGCATGGTCCGAGTGCACCACGGCAAGGCCAACGACCCAAAAGTGGCCGCCACCCTCGTTCACGGTCTCTGCAGCAAGTCTTCGCAAACG GCTGCGGTTTTGCTCAACCCGCAACCTGTCAGCAAGTTCCAACAGAAGCTGCAGGAATTCAGTGAGGCTGTGATTGCCTCACGGAAGGCGGCGTTACAGGGACGCTCGCCAAACCCTGCCGGACTTCCCATCTGGTACAATGAGCAAACCACGTTTGGAATTAAAACACTTCGGG atGTGGAAGCCGCCGATTTGATTTATCCTCCTAAAACTTTGGAAGAGCTGGAAAAGGAGGAACAGGAGGCGCACAAGGTTTACGTTCGCAGTCACAACGGATACTTTGTTG GTGAGCAAAAAGACAGGAAGTACAACTATGACAAAAGCATTTGCTTTGGGATCCAGACGCCCTTTTGCAAAGACGGACGCCAAGTCAGTAGAAGTTTGCATTGGTTGGGAGAATCCACCAG GTTGTACAATCCAAACCCCGAGTGGAAGAGATCTCCAAACAGCAGGGAGAAGTTGGAACGACAAATTGGAAACGTGAACaa GAGAGGAAACAACGTTGAGGTGCCCCTAGACCGCACCTTTGGAATTATCATACCACAAGATGAAtaca GTGTGGAGGAACTGATCCATTCAGCGGAGCAGCCAGTGGATAAGCGAGAGCGAGGCAGCGAGCGCCAGCGTTGCCTGGCCATGGCCGTGCGGAACCGCCTCAAAGTGATCAATTTGCAGAACTTCCCGTCATTGCTGCAAGCCTTCAGGCACTATGACAAG AAAGGCAAAGGGCGCATCGACAAGGAGGACCTGCAGGAGGTGTGCCGTCACTTTCAGGTGGTCGCCAGCGAGGCCGTCCTGGACGACGTGGTGAACGACTGCGACCTCGACCGAGACGGATTCATCAACTTCCTGGAGTTTGCCAACTTTCTGAACTTGAAGGACAAGATGCCGCTGGACAAACGGGAGCAGCATTTGGTCATGAACA GCCAGTTCCAGACCGGCTTAGACTGTGACCACAAATTGCGATTGTCTGAACCTGGTTGTGGCGCTTTGTTGACAACCAGTGACCTGGAACCTTTCAAGACCGGCAGCTCAAAGAGGATCGTGAGGACCCTCAGACGACCCGAGCAACACTCAGACCGCTTCATCACCACTGCTTCCTTCATTGGGGCCACTGCGGAGGAGCCGCAACCATCTT ACGCTCGCACCTTCGGTGTACCGTCAGTGCGCACGGACCTCGTGCCGCCGCGCAACCGGAggttcaacaacaacatcaactacGGTGACGTGGTCTCAGTGGTGGATGTGCTGCTGCCATCAGTTTACGCACGCCAAGGAGTCTACCAGGACCACTTCTTCTGCCCACGCTCCAAGTCAGAA ATTGCTGAGATTTTCAGCAACGTGGGTGCAAACCTTCCCGAAGAGACGTTCGAGGAGGCCTGGAATCTGGCCTCTACGAAGCATCCCGGCGGCGAAGTCTGCGTGGAATCCTTCCGAACGGTACTCAAGGAAATCAATGCTTTTTAG